Genomic segment of Paenibacillaceae bacterium GAS479:
CAAGAATTAAAGGAATATGTCCGACTATCTTCCGTAAATCTTCTACATAGCCCATTATTAATTTCACTCCAAATATTAGATTTTATATAGAGAATGACATGAAACAGCCCCAATGCCAAAGGGCTCATTGGGGCTGTGATTTAGCTACTCCTTAACCGATCCTAACGTAATGCCATGAACGAAGAAACGCTGCAGGAACGGATAAATCATTAATATTGGAATCATCGCAATAAAGATTTTGGCGGCATTCAAAGTCTGATTGGATAGCTCACTCAAGCGTTTCAATGCTTCAGGATCCGTATTGATCGTCGTAAAGTCCATTTGCACGACCATTTGTTGAATATAGGTTTGCAGCGGATAATTTTCCGGTGTCGTCATAAATACTAGACCGCTGAAAAATTCATTCCAGTGACCGACGATAGAGAACAGTGTGATCGTAGCTAACACCGGTACGGATAAAGGAACGAATAGTTTTACTAACGTATACCACGGGCCAGCGCCATCCACAAATGCGGATTCCTCCAACTCTTTTGGCAGATTGCGGAAGAAGTTAATGACCAGAATGACATTGAACATAGGCAGTCCGCCAGACAGCACCAACACCCAAATACTGTCGATCAGCCCGTAGGCCTTCACCGTTTGGTAGAGTGGAATAAGACCGCCGCTGAACATCATCATGAACACCAGAATCCACATAAGGACATTTCTTAAACGGAAATCTCTCGTGGTTTTGGATAACGGATATGCCATAAGCACCGTAACGACGAAGCTCAGAGCAGCTCCCAATACTACACGTTGAATGGATACCCAGAAGGAGTTGAAAAATACGGCGTCCTTCATGATTTCCTTATAAGAGTTAAAGTTAAATCCAATGGGCCACACACTGACGATGCCAGCCGCAGCTGCTGATTTCTGACTAAGAGAAACCATCAACGTATACCAGATAGGCAGTATACAGAGCAGCGAGATGACAACCAAAAAGATGATCAGCATTATATCGAATAGCTTGGAGGCAGCTGACGTTTCTCTAATCATTTTAATGCTCCTTCGTTAAAAGATCCGGTAATTGGTAAACCGGCTGGCAAGGTAATAGGATAACGTAATCAAAATGAAGCCAACTACGGATTTCAGCAAGCCTACTGCTGTAGCTAGACCAAATTGTAATTTCAAAAGACCTTCGCGATAGACCCAAGTATCTATAATATCGCCAGTTGAATATACGAGCGGATTGTACAGATTGAAGATCTGATCAAATCCGGCATTCAGGACATTTCCAAGGCTCAAGATGAGCAACAGCAACGCTGTTGGTGCAATGCCTGGAAGCGTGATATGCCGCAGTCTATGCCAACGGTTAGCTCCATCCAGAGCCGCAGCCTCGTATAGGGAAGGATTGATTCCCGTTAATGCCGCCAAATAAATAATCGTATTGAAGCCGAATTCTTTCCACACATCACTTCCGACGATGAGATACGGGAACAGCTCCGGTTTGCCCATGAATAGAATCGGATCAACACCGAATACGGATAACAGGTTATTAACTGGACCTGAGAACGAGAAGACGTCCATAATAATTCCGCTGAGAATGACCCAGGACAGAAAATGAGGCAAGTAGACCAAAGTCTGAACCCATCTTTTGAAGATGGCGACCTGTACTTCATGAAGCATCAGCGCGAAAAGTACCGGTACGATCAGATGCGCGACAATTTTCAGTAAAGCGATAAACACGGTGTTGAAAAAGATCACCTTACTGTCATTAAGCGAAAACATGTATTCAAAGTTTTCCAGGCCGACCCATTCCGATCCAAATACGCCGCGTACAGGCTGATAATCCTGAAATGCAATCAGCACCCCGAACATCGGCACAATACTGAACATAATTAGCCATATATACCCTGGCAACAGCATGAGGTAGTAATGTTTTGAAAAGCCTTTGTTTCTCACAATCGTTCACTCCTTGTTTTCGGCCTAGAGAATCGCTGGATCGTTGCTTAGCGTTGTTCATTCAGTATAATCACAAGCGGCTATTCCCTGAGATAGATAACAAGCGGACATTGGGATAGAGAAATGAAGCCAAGTGTAGAAATTTTACAATCCGTTTGATCGATAATTTATAACATTTACACCTCTGCTCAGCTTACATTTGTCTACCTATAGGCGATGAAATGACCTAGAGATACCAGCCGACGACAAACAGCCCTCCCCGTGTTCGGGAAGGGTTGCTCGTTAGGATCATTTGGCAATCCTCATTCATTGATTCGTTATTTTTTGACCGTTTCAGCAATCTCTTCTAGAATATCGCTGCCGCCTTGTTTACTCCAATCTTCAACATACTTATCAAAAGATTCGAGCGGTGCAGAGCCCATAATAATTTTCAGGAAGGTTTCATTTTCCAGCTTTCTTAAGTTGGTCCATTTTTTCTCGACTGTTTTGGTCCGTGCATAGGACACACTTGTCATCTTGTTGATGGCTGGATCATAATGGTTTTTCGCACCGACCATGATGGAGAATGCACGCATGAAATCTTTATCGCTTTGATTCCAATACTGAATATCCATTTTGTCATAAGGCTCCAGCTTGGAGTTTTTAATGGTGGCCAAAGAGTTTTTCAACAATTTATATTCCGGCATGTCGCCAAAGTCTTCCGGCTTTTTCGTTCCCGCTAATACTTCTTGCAGCGCTTTATACTCAAATCCGATTTCATCGAGCGGTGCAAAGAAGTTGCGAACCAGCATGAAATCATTGCCGTGAATAGCTTCGTCTCTCAAATAAAGGTTGTTCAGCTTGATTGGAGCTTCTGGATGTTCATAACCTTTGCGGACTACCAAAAATCCGCTCGATGGGTTAGCTACTTTGACGTTGTACTTGCCCTCTGCGTCCAGCGGCAATGCATAGGCCTGCCAATTGGCTTTAGGATCGTTCTGCCAAGCGCTCGGCAGCGGCCAGTATCCGCCATAGAACCCTTCAAAGAACATGCCAGCTTTGCCGCTAATGACCGTCTCTTCAGCCGCTTTGCGAATGCCGATTTCTTTATCGATCAAGCCGGCTGCGTACATTTCGCGCAGCTTGGCAAGCGCATTTTTGGTTTCAGTTGTATTCGATCCATATGCCGGATTACCGTCTGCACCTTCAACCCAGACTCCAGGATAAGAGTCATAAGCTGCGAAGATCGGCGTTAAATCCATCGAGCCAGGTCCGCCCGTAAAGTCATTGTACAATGCTGTACCTGCAGCAATACCGATCGTATCGGCTTGTTTATTGCCATCAGGGTCTTGCTCCACAAATGCTTTTGCTACATTTTGCAGCTCCTCCACCGTTTTGGGCGGCTTAAGACCAAGCTTATCAAGCCAATCTTGACGAATCCAAAGCATGTTGAAGTCTTCCGCGCTTACATTCGGAATAGCCATCATTTTGCCGTCAAAGGTAACTTGTTCTTTTGCGAGGCCTTTTGTACTATCAATAATTTTTTTCACAGCAGGAGAGGCGTAGTTATTGTAAACTTCCGTGAGATCTTCAATAGCTCCTGCCTTCACCATCTGATTCAATTGGACCTGGCTAACGACCATAACATCTGGCAGATCGTTGCTGGCAATGGACAAATTCATTTTCTGGTCAAAATTCTCTTTGGATACTTGCCATGCAATATCAAATTCGATATTAAGATCATTTTTAATGGCCGTTTTCCAGGCATTTTTCTCGAGAGTTTCCCCTTTAGTAGACTTAAAAGCAGGGTCTACAGAATAAGCGATGCTTATTTTTACCGGGTCCCTGTATTTACCAAACGGATCGGCTGCTGCGGCAGGGTCACCCGTTGCTGGAGTATTCGTAGCTGTTCCTGAATTTTTAGGCTCATTTGAGGCATTTGAACATGCTGCTACTGCTGCCATTGAGGCTACAAGCAACACTGTAGTAAGCTTTTTATACATATATGTCCCCTTCTTTCGCTATGTTTTTGCTTCGTGTTAAGTATATAGGGGAACGTCGGTAGGGTTAGATAGATAGCGAGATGACATTGGGGTAGAGAAATGAAGGCAATTCGAAGGAGACGGAACGTCGAGCGAGATTATGCCGCTAACATCTTCCATCCCTATGATCCTACA
This window contains:
- a CDS encoding putative aldouronate transport system permease protein; protein product: MRNKGFSKHYYLMLLPGYIWLIMFSIVPMFGVLIAFQDYQPVRGVFGSEWVGLENFEYMFSLNDSKVIFFNTVFIALLKIVAHLIVPVLFALMLHEVQVAIFKRWVQTLVYLPHFLSWVILSGIIMDVFSFSGPVNNLLSVFGVDPILFMGKPELFPYLIVGSDVWKEFGFNTIIYLAALTGINPSLYEAAALDGANRWHRLRHITLPGIAPTALLLLILSLGNVLNAGFDQIFNLYNPLVYSTGDIIDTWVYREGLLKLQFGLATAVGLLKSVVGFILITLSYYLASRFTNYRIF
- a CDS encoding putative aldouronate transport system substrate-binding protein, translated to MYKKLTTVLLVASMAAVAACSNASNEPKNSGTATNTPATGDPAAAADPFGKYRDPVKISIAYSVDPAFKSTKGETLEKNAWKTAIKNDLNIEFDIAWQVSKENFDQKMNLSIASNDLPDVMVVSQVQLNQMVKAGAIEDLTEVYNNYASPAVKKIIDSTKGLAKEQVTFDGKMMAIPNVSAEDFNMLWIRQDWLDKLGLKPPKTVEELQNVAKAFVEQDPDGNKQADTIGIAAGTALYNDFTGGPGSMDLTPIFAAYDSYPGVWVEGADGNPAYGSNTTETKNALAKLREMYAAGLIDKEIGIRKAAEETVISGKAGMFFEGFYGGYWPLPSAWQNDPKANWQAYALPLDAEGKYNVKVANPSSGFLVVRKGYEHPEAPIKLNNLYLRDEAIHGNDFMLVRNFFAPLDEIGFEYKALQEVLAGTKKPEDFGDMPEYKLLKNSLATIKNSKLEPYDKMDIQYWNQSDKDFMRAFSIMVGAKNHYDPAINKMTSVSYARTKTVEKKWTNLRKLENETFLKIIMGSAPLESFDKYVEDWSKQGGSDILEEIAETVKK
- a CDS encoding carbohydrate ABC transporter membrane protein 2, CUT1 family translates to MIRETSAASKLFDIMLIIFLVVISLLCILPIWYTLMVSLSQKSAAAAGIVSVWPIGFNFNSYKEIMKDAVFFNSFWVSIQRVVLGAALSFVVTVLMAYPLSKTTRDFRLRNVLMWILVFMMMFSGGLIPLYQTVKAYGLIDSIWVLVLSGGLPMFNVILVINFFRNLPKELEESAFVDGAGPWYTLVKLFVPLSVPVLATITLFSIVGHWNEFFSGLVFMTTPENYPLQTYIQQMVVQMDFTTINTDPEALKRLSELSNQTLNAAKIFIAMIPILMIYPFLQRFFVHGITLGSVKE